The following DNA comes from Pseudomonas marginalis.
TCACGGATATTGTTGACGTTGACCCCACCGTCGATTTCCAGGCGGATGTCGCGGCCCGACGCATCGATCAGCGCACGGGCTTCGCGCAGCTTGTCGAGGGTACCGGGGATGAACTTCTGCCCGCCGAAGCCCGGGTTGACGCTCATCAGCAGCACCATGTCGACCTTGTCCATCACGTACTTGAGCACGTCCAGCGGGGTGGCCGGGTTGAACACCAGGCCGGCTTTGCAACCGCCCTCGCGGATCAGTTGCAAGGTGCGGTCGACGTGCAGAGAGGCTTCCGGGTGGAAGGTGATATAGGTCGCGCCGGCGTCAACGAAGTCACCGATGATGCGATCCACCGGGCTGACCATCAGGTGCGCATCGATCGGCGCGGTGATGCCGTACTTGCGCAGCGCCGCACAGACCATCGGACCGATGGTCAGGTTGGGCACGTAGTGGTTGTCCATGACATCGAAGTGCACGAAGTCGGCACCGGCGGCCAACACCTTGTCCACTTCCTCACCCAGGCGGGCGAAATCGGCGGAGAGAATCGATGGAGCAATAACGAAGGGCTGCATGACGCACCTTTTTTGAGCTAAATCACGATGGCGCGCATTGTATACCTCATGCTTTGCCCTGCGCACCGTGACCTAACTCAACGGCTAGTACGCCGCCCGATAGATTTTCTCGATATCGGCCGCGCTGAGCTTGCGCGGGTTGTTACGCATCAGGCGCTCGATACCCGCCGCTTCCGTGGCCATGGCCGGGATGGCGTCCTCGGGAACCCCGAAACTGCGCAGGCCGGAAGGAATCTCCACGGCGGCACACAATCTTGTCATCGCTTCGACGGCCTGGTCGGCGGCATCGTTGACGCTCAGGCCGCTGACATTCACGCCCATGGCCTGGGCAATGTCCTGCATGCGCTCGACACAGGCCAGTTTGTTCCAGTGCATCACATAGGGCAGCAACAGCGCATTGCTGACGCCATGGGCGATATTGAACCGCCCGCCCAGCGGGTAGGCCAACGCATGCACTGCGCCCACCCCGGCATTACCGAAGGCCATGCCGGCCATCAGGCTGGCGGTGGCCATATCGTCGCGGGCCTGCAGGTTGGCCGGGTTGGCGTAGGCCTTGGGCAGCGCCTTGGCGATCAGCTTGATCGCACCGATGGCCAAGGCATCCGTGATCGGCGAGGCATTCAGGGAAAGGTAGGACTCAATGGCATGCACCAGCGCATCCACGCCACTGGCGGCGGTGACACTGCGCGGGCAGGTCAGGGTCATTTGCGGGCTGATCAGCGCGACGTCCGGCAGCAGGTAGTCGCTGACGATGCCCTTCTTCAACTGCGCGACCTTGTCGGAGAGGATCGCCACATTGGTCACTTCCGAGCCGGTGCCGGCCGTGGTCGGGATGGCGATCAGCGGCGGGCCCTTGCGCGGCACCTGGTCGACGCCAAATAAGTCCGCCAGGGCGCCGTGGTAACCGGCATAGGCGGCAACGCTCTTGGCAATATCGATGGCACTGCCGCCGCCCAGGCCGATCAGGCCGTCGTGGCCACCGTCGCGGTACGCCTGCATGCAGTCTTCGACGATGGAGATTTCCGGGTCGGGCAGCACGCGATCAAAGATCTCATAAGAGCGCTCGCCCAGATGCTCAAGTGCCAGCGCCACCGTGCCTGACTTGACCAGCGCCGCGTCGGTGACAATC
Coding sequences within:
- a CDS encoding iron-containing alcohol dehydrogenase, with the protein product MNTSSFKIAHKLLTGAGAIEQLAAELTRLDVDNPLIVTDAALVKSGTVALALEHLGERSYEIFDRVLPDPEISIVEDCMQAYRDGGHDGLIGLGGGSAIDIAKSVAAYAGYHGALADLFGVDQVPRKGPPLIAIPTTAGTGSEVTNVAILSDKVAQLKKGIVSDYLLPDVALISPQMTLTCPRSVTAASGVDALVHAIESYLSLNASPITDALAIGAIKLIAKALPKAYANPANLQARDDMATASLMAGMAFGNAGVGAVHALAYPLGGRFNIAHGVSNALLLPYVMHWNKLACVERMQDIAQAMGVNVSGLSVNDAADQAVEAMTRLCAAVEIPSGLRSFGVPEDAIPAMATEAAGIERLMRNNPRKLSAADIEKIYRAAY
- the rpe gene encoding ribulose-phosphate 3-epimerase, which encodes MQPFVIAPSILSADFARLGEEVDKVLAAGADFVHFDVMDNHYVPNLTIGPMVCAALRKYGITAPIDAHLMVSPVDRIIGDFVDAGATYITFHPEASLHVDRTLQLIREGGCKAGLVFNPATPLDVLKYVMDKVDMVLLMSVNPGFGGQKFIPGTLDKLREARALIDASGRDIRLEIDGGVNVNNIREIAAAGADTFVAGSAIFNAPDYQEVIAKMRAELALARS